The proteins below come from a single Eubacterium limosum genomic window:
- the glsA gene encoding glutaminase A — protein sequence MQKNIIDTKKLEAVLKQAHSAAECDQSGANASYIPALAKVPSNLFGLTAVTADGTVIETGDSSYPFAIESISKVFSMALVMEAVGAQEMLKKVGADPTGLPFNSVMALELHRGKPLSPLVNAGAMATVSLLPAASADEKWQKILDGYSQFAGHRLEVMDAVYTSETATNSHNKGIAWLMSSYGTLYDDPDTTCDIYTRQCSIAITCKDLAVMGSTLANGGVNPITGKAVINPEFLPHIFAEMTMEGLYGASGDFAYTVGLPGKSGVGGGLLAVVPGQLALSAFSPRLDPIGNSVRGQKALRFISDALDLSLYR from the coding sequence ATGCAGAAAAACATCATTGATACTAAAAAACTTGAAGCTGTTCTCAAGCAAGCCCACAGCGCCGCAGAATGTGATCAGTCAGGCGCCAACGCCTCTTATATTCCCGCTCTGGCAAAGGTGCCATCCAATCTGTTTGGGCTGACCGCTGTAACAGCAGATGGCACAGTCATTGAAACAGGTGACAGCAGCTATCCCTTTGCCATTGAATCTATTTCCAAGGTTTTTTCCATGGCACTTGTCATGGAAGCTGTCGGAGCGCAAGAAATGTTGAAAAAGGTGGGCGCAGACCCGACAGGGCTTCCCTTCAACTCTGTAATGGCACTGGAGCTGCACCGTGGCAAACCACTTTCACCACTGGTAAACGCCGGCGCTATGGCTACTGTCAGCCTGCTGCCTGCCGCCAGCGCTGATGAAAAATGGCAGAAAATTCTTGATGGTTACAGCCAATTTGCCGGCCACCGCCTGGAAGTGATGGATGCTGTGTATACCTCAGAGACTGCCACTAACAGCCATAATAAAGGCATTGCCTGGCTCATGTCGAGCTATGGCACACTTTATGACGATCCGGATACCACCTGCGATATTTATACCAGGCAATGTTCTATCGCCATCACCTGTAAGGATCTGGCAGTTATGGGTTCTACACTGGCCAATGGCGGCGTAAATCCAATCACTGGAAAAGCTGTCATAAATCCAGAATTTTTACCTCATATTTTTGCCGAGATGACCATGGAAGGTCTCTATGGTGCTTCCGGCGATTTCGCCTATACTGTAGGACTTCCGGGTAAAAGCGGTGTCGGCGGAGGCCTGCTGGCAGTAGTGCCTGGGCAGCTTGCGCTCTCTGCTTTCAGTCCCAGGCTTGACCCCATTGGCAACAGCGTCCGAGGACAAAAGGCTCTTCGCTTTATTTCTGACGCGCTTGATCTTTCTCTTTATCGGTAA
- a CDS encoding GntR family transcriptional regulator: MAAEKSQQQMIYHFLLRQIKMGNYKSGDRFPTVKEIADHFNVSYCPAQIALKTLERDGYVRLSKGRTAEIIWQPDEKIEEALDFEERREVLKDLYESLCHFSPLFRLQGLSLMDKEQLAELEQLLASDQEPLLFSLYKGFEGSLKPMKNQMLMYLFTDIDAFVGTALVDRMKYVNDGQGDMALEKVRNYLLNAIRCIKKQEYKNSFQQLLELSRYFKGFFDFDQKKAFQQKEAEVFSWEPQKGRKRYCDDIAIDLICKINQGVYPVDSYLPQGRLLADIYHVSPITMRRTINILNELGVAKNINGIGTKVVYPGDQTILYKMKDMTMDRNLIQFLEALQILAITGESVVFYTFPFFNEVAIKKIREALKLKGDERSKVQTFAACLQAIVHCAPFAAMREIYSKLTLMTLKGSVLRLESTGDEGIAWWPAMAEQFENSLDNKDAALFSKTLFNLFYRSFCSTRETLCEIGVEQAASVTVPLVFR, encoded by the coding sequence ATGGCAGCAGAAAAAAGTCAACAGCAAATGATATATCATTTTCTTTTAAGGCAGATTAAAATGGGCAACTATAAGAGCGGTGACCGTTTTCCAACGGTTAAGGAGATCGCCGATCATTTTAACGTTTCCTACTGTCCGGCTCAGATAGCCCTGAAAACATTGGAAAGGGATGGATATGTTCGGTTAAGCAAGGGAAGAACAGCAGAAATAATATGGCAGCCAGATGAAAAGATTGAAGAAGCGCTGGACTTTGAAGAGCGCAGAGAGGTGCTAAAGGACCTTTATGAAAGCCTATGCCACTTTTCTCCCTTATTCAGGCTACAGGGATTAAGTCTAATGGACAAGGAACAGCTTGCTGAACTGGAACAGTTGCTTGCCAGTGATCAGGAACCGCTGTTGTTTAGTCTGTATAAGGGATTTGAAGGATCTTTAAAGCCTATGAAAAATCAAATGTTGATGTATTTATTTACAGATATTGATGCTTTTGTGGGAACTGCTCTCGTGGATCGGATGAAATATGTTAATGATGGACAGGGCGATATGGCTCTGGAAAAAGTGAGGAATTATTTACTTAATGCTATCCGCTGTATTAAAAAACAGGAATATAAAAACAGCTTTCAGCAACTTTTAGAATTAAGCCGGTATTTCAAAGGATTTTTTGATTTTGATCAGAAAAAAGCTTTCCAGCAGAAAGAGGCTGAAGTTTTTTCCTGGGAACCTCAAAAAGGCCGCAAGCGATACTGTGATGATATCGCAATTGATCTGATCTGTAAAATTAACCAAGGCGTATATCCGGTGGATAGCTATTTGCCGCAGGGCAGACTGTTGGCGGATATTTATCATGTATCCCCCATTACCATGCGCCGAACCATTAATATTTTAAATGAACTGGGCGTAGCTAAAAACATCAATGGCATTGGGACAAAAGTGGTTTACCCGGGCGACCAAACGATCTTATATAAAATGAAGGATATGACAATGGACAGAAATCTGATTCAGTTTTTAGAAGCCCTGCAGATTTTAGCCATCACCGGTGAATCAGTCGTATTTTATACCTTTCCATTCTTTAATGAGGTGGCCATTAAGAAAATCAGAGAAGCCTTAAAATTAAAAGGTGATGAGCGGTCAAAGGTACAGACCTTTGCGGCCTGTTTACAGGCCATTGTCCACTGTGCGCCATTTGCGGCTATGAGGGAGATATACAGTAAGCTGACGCTCATGACATTAAAGGGCAGCGTCCTGCGGCTGGAGAGCACCGGAGATGAAGGCATTGCGTGGTGGCCGGCAATGGCTGAACAGTTTGAGAACAGTCTGGATAATAAGGACGCAGCCTTGTTTTCCAAAACGCTTTTTAATTTGTTCTACAGAAGCTTCTGTTCAACCCGGGAGACACTATGTGAAATTGGAGTTGAACAAGCAGCCTCGGTTACTGTTCCACTTGTTTTCAGATAG